The sequence below is a genomic window from Blastopirellula retiformator.
ACTGCAACACGACCTGCAGCAATCGCGCGAGCAGAGCGACGCCCAGATCGCCGACCTGCGGCAACAACTGCAGACGCTGCTACAGCAAAACGAAGAGCTGCAGTCGGCGATCGAGAACGCCGCCGACCATGCAGAACCGGTCGAAGCCGAGCATCTACGGCAAGAGCTGGCGCAGATTCAACAAGCCAGCGAAGTGCGAGTCGCCCAGCTCGAACAACAGCTCGACGCGTTGCAGCAAGAGAACCAAGCGCTACAGGCCAACAGCGGCGGCGCAACGCCCGCCGATCTGATCGAAGCGCAAGAGAAAGCGCAGCGCGACGTCGCCGACGCCAACGAGCGTCTGCAGGTGTTGTCGCGCGGCTGGTCGCAGCGCGAACAAGAGTTGATGCGGCGGATCGAAGAGTTGGAAGGAATGTCGCAGAAGCTGACCGATGCTCCCGCCCAGTTCGAGTCGAGTCCGCCGGAAGATCGCTACGAAGAAGAGGAAGCGCCGGAAGAAGACGAAGAGGAAGTCGCGCCGCCGCAACCGACCTCGCAAACCAGCGTGGCCGACGTGCTGGCCAAGTTCGGCTTTGATCCGCATGCCGAAGAGGACGAAGAGGAAGAGGAGTACGAACCGACGCCTCCCCCCGTCTCGGAGAGCTACGCAGAAGAGCCGACGCCTGGGGCGAACGCCGATGACGATGACGTCTCGATCGAAGAATACATGTCGAGCCTGATGAATCGCGTCCGTGGTCGCGAAGCCGAGAAGGCACAAGGCAACGCCAAACCGGAACCGCCCAAGAAGCCCGAACCGCCCAAACCGGTCGAGCAACAGACGCCGCTCAACTTCGGCGAGTTCATCCCGTCTCGGAAAGCGCCGGAGCAAACTTCCGACCTGCGAGCCTTACGAGACCTGGCGAATCAATCGGCCCGCTCGGCGATCGACGTCCATACGCTGAAGCGGTGGAGCAACATGTACGTTACCAAGGTGATCGTTTCGGTCGTCGCCTTTGTGACCGCGATCTGCTTGTTGATCGAAACCGATAGCCTCGTTTCGCTGCAGTTCCTGGGCGCCGCGATCGGGATCATCATCTCGATCTTCTGGGCCTTTCAGGCGGCGATCGTCTACGGCCAGGTCCGCAGCGCCCGCAAAGTGGTCAATTCTGAGGAAGTGAAGATCCTCGATCCTCACTCCGCCATGCCGTTTGACGCCGGCGAAGTCGACCCCGAACAGCTCCGCGATCAGCTCAACAAATCGGAATAGTCCGATCGGTTATCGCATTGAAGGCCGTAAGCTCCGCTGGCGGCCTTTTTTCGTTCTTGCGGCGCCGCTCGCTTGCCTCCGATTCGCAATCGTCTCTAAAATTGATCAGGAAGCGGCGTCGTGGGCGTCGCCACCGGTCGATGGATTGCGGATGGGAACCAACGATGCGCCTACTTTTTTGCCTATCGATAGGGATGAGCCTAGTCCTGGCCAGCGTC
It includes:
- a CDS encoding FHA domain-containing protein, translating into MVTQVDLLQSPLLGKPLSPLVLRVEGTERDGQVVQLQRTKCVIGSAASCSLRLTAAGIQPRHCVIWRGAAGMVLQRIDGEVLVNGQSVPESALVPGDRITLGAVSFRIDPESAEDLQPQNERRVQTLERRLGEIRGRNRRRMHRLVDIVRQSMRTDATTPTPEPATDHSDAGHSNAEIEQLQHDLQQSREQSDAQIADLRQQLQTLLQQNEELQSAIENAADHAEPVEAEHLRQELAQIQQASEVRVAQLEQQLDALQQENQALQANSGGATPADLIEAQEKAQRDVADANERLQVLSRGWSQREQELMRRIEELEGMSQKLTDAPAQFESSPPEDRYEEEEAPEEDEEEVAPPQPTSQTSVADVLAKFGFDPHAEEDEEEEEYEPTPPPVSESYAEEPTPGANADDDDVSIEEYMSSLMNRVRGREAEKAQGNAKPEPPKKPEPPKPVEQQTPLNFGEFIPSRKAPEQTSDLRALRDLANQSARSAIDVHTLKRWSNMYVTKVIVSVVAFVTAICLLIETDSLVSLQFLGAAIGIIISIFWAFQAAIVYGQVRSARKVVNSEEVKILDPHSAMPFDAGEVDPEQLRDQLNKSE